The nucleotide sequence TCGGCAATCCTTGCCGGTTCTCCGTTAATTGGAGATATAAATGCGTTTGTTGCCGCGATATTAGTACGAATCGTTTCTTTTGCTAGTGAATTACTGTCTGCCTTTGTTTTATACTATAGTATTGGAAGTCAAGCTTCGACCGACACTGGATCGGTGCAGAACCAGCCAGCTTCCGATACAAATGAAATTGTGTAGAAAATAAAACGAGCGAAAGGTATTTGTTGTGCTCTCGATTATGATTCCTGTCTTAAATGAATCCGAAAGTCTGCCACAGTTGTATCAGGAGATCTGTGACACGAGTCAGCAGCATAATATTGATCTCGAAGTCATTTTTATCGACGATGGTTCCTCTGACCGTTCCTGGGAAATTATCTCCGGGCTGGCTGCGAAGGATGGCCGGGTATCCGGGATCCGCTTTCGTCGCAACTTTGCCAAAGCAGCCGCTCTGACGGCTGGTATGCGGGCTGCCCGTGGGTCTGTCATTATGATGATGGACGCCGACCTGCAGGATAACCCGAAAGAGATTCCCCGCTTTCTGGAGAAACTCAACGAAGGTTACGATGTCGTCAATGGCTGGAAAGAACGCCGCCTCGACCCCTGGCATAAAGTCTACCCGAGCAAAGTCTTTAACTGGATGATCGCTAAACTGACCGGGCTCCAACTGCACGATCACAACTGCGGCTTCAAATTATTTCGGAAAGAAGTCGCCGCGGAAATTCGTATCTATGGGGAATTGCATCGCTTCATTCCTGTGCTTGCAGACGCCCGCGGCTTTAAAGTGACCGAGATTCCGGTACATCACCGCGAGCGGCAGCACGGTCATTCCAAGTACGGAGTCCGCCGGTTCCTGAGAGGCTTTCTTGATCTGTTGACGGTCCGGTTTTTAACAGGTTACGGCCAACGACCACAACACATGCTGGGGGCTATTGGTCTGGGATTTCTTTCGATTGGATTTCTCGGACTGGGATATCTGGGTTTCATCTGGATTTTGACAAACGTGTTTGGTATGGGATTCGGGCCGATCGGAAGTCGCCCTCTGTTAGCCTATTCGATTGCAGCGACTTTTCTAGGCGGTCAGGCAATCAGCCTGGGGCTGCTGGCAGAATTGATTGTCGCTTACACGGGCCGTCATCAGGATTCTTACAGTATTTCTGAACGCACTGATACAGCAACTCAGAATGAACAGGAAATTATCATCTGAAGATGTTTGGTGTTCAGGAAGTATTAAGGTCGATCCTGTTTCTTGATCTGGAAATGAAGCCATAGATGAAAATTACGTTTCTGGGAGCTGCTGGAGAAGTCACGGGCAGCCAGCATTTAATCGAAACTGACTCTCGCCGCATTTTGCTGGACTGTGGACTGTTCCAGGGGCACAGGCAGGAATCGTACCTGAAAAACAGTCGCTTCGCTTATCCCCCCGAATCACTGGACGCGGTGTTTCTTTCGCATGGTCATATGGATCACTGCGGGAATTTGCCACGATTGTTCAATAAAGGATTTCGAGGACCAGTCTTCTGCACTTCGGCCACAGCGGATATCGCTGAGATAATGCTGAAGGACAGCGCGCGGATTCAGGAAGAAGATGCGCGTTATCTTGCCCGAAAACTGACAGACAAGCATCCTCCCATCGAACCACTCTACTCTGAAGATGATGTCACAGCAGTCGCGAAACAGTTCGAGCGTCTGGAGTACCAGGAATGGCATGAACTGGGCGATGACCTCAAGGTACGTTTCCTGGATGCCGGTCATATTCTGGGCTCTGCCATCATTGAACTGAAAATCAAAGATCAACGCGAGTGGCGGCACCTGGTTTTTACTGGTGACCTGGGGCGACGTGATTTACCTTTACTGCGGGACCCGGAATTGATTGAGGGGTGTGAAGTCCTGATTTCCGAGAGTACGTATGGGAATCGGGTTCATGAAAAAGCCTCGGACGTCAAAGAAGAGCTGTTCCAGATACTGGATGAAGCGTATCGTCTGGAAGGACGTGTGATCATTCCTGCGTTCAGTCTCGGGCGGACGCAGCAGATCATATATTACCTGAATGATCTCTATAATGAAAAACGTCTGCCTCATATTCCCATTTTTGTAGACAGTCCCCTGTCGACGCGACTGGTCTCCGTGTTCCGTGCTCACCTTCAGGATATGGATGATAATGTACGGGAAGTGATCTCAACAGACCGGGATCCATTCGGTTTTTCTCTGCTGGATTATGTTTCCTCGCGTGAAGAAAGTATTGCGCTCAATAAACGTAAAGGAGCATTCGTCGTCATTGCCGGGAGCGGGATGTGTGAAAATGGCCGCGTACGACATCATCTGAAAAATGGTATCTCTAATGTGGAAAATACCGTGGTGCTCATGGGCTATCAGGCCGCGCATACCTTAGGTCGGCGTCTTCAGAATAAAGACCCGAAGGTCAAAATCTTCGATCGTTATTACGAAGTCAAAGCCAAAGTGGTTCAGTTGAGTGGTCTGTCCGGGCATGCGGATGTCGAGGATTTTAAGTGGTGGTATGAAGAATCGGCAAAGCGAGGCAATATTGGACAGGTCTTTCTGGTGCACGGTGAACCGGAATCGGCGACTGCCCTGGCTGCATTAATCAGAGATCAGTGTGATGAGGACCCCATCATCCCCCAGTATCATGAATCTTTTGAAGTGTAGTACTATAGATGACGAAATCGATTACACATCCCGATCACAGTCTGCCGGCATTGGGTATCAGGCAGCCCTGGGCAGAGTTGATTCTGCGTGGCGAAAAGACGATTGAAATTCGCTCCAGCCAGACGAAAATTCGCGGAACGATTTATGTCTATGCGTCTAAGAAACTGGCGACCACACCACATGCTGTGAAAGCAGCATCGAAGGCAGGCATCGACGTAAACACGCTACCGACAGGAACTCTGGTTGGTACGGTAGAAATCGTGGATTCGTTTCCCGCCACGGAAAAGCATGCTGCCGCAGCCGGGGTACCCGCTGAACTGCTCGCAGGGAAATATGGCTGGAAGCTCGCGAATCCCAGGCGACTTAAGAAACGGATCGTTCCTGAATACCTGCCATACGGCGTCTGGTTTTACCCGTTTGTCCGCAAGAATCCCGGCACGAGAAAGAAACAATAAACATCAGCCTCGGGTTGCTGCGGCCATCTGTCCCGCATACTCGCCAATACCGGCGATAATGTCTTCGCGCTTCTGGCTTTCATCCGAAAATGCAGCGAACTGTTTCACGATGGCTGAACCGATAATAAATCCATCGGCTTTTCCGCGGAGCGTATTAACGTGCTCCGGATTACTGATACCAAAGCCCACTGCTAAAGGCAGGTCTGTCAGCTCTCGTAATGCTTCGAGATGAGCGGTCAGTTCTGGCGGCAGTTCATCACGCACGCCGGTAGTACCAGCCACTGAAATACAATAAATAAAACCACTGGCGGACTGCACGATGCGTCTGGTTCGTCCCTCCGGAGTCAGAGGAGAAACAAGTTGCACCAGATCCAGTTCAGAAGCTTTAACCTGCTGAGCAAAATCCGACGCTTCATCACCGGGTAGATCGGGAACAATCAGTCCGGAAAAGCCGGCTTCTGCCGCTTCCTTCAAAAACTTTTCTGCACCATAGCGAAAGATGATCGCATACGAAACCATGGCAACCAGAGGTGGCAGGTTGACGGTTTTGTCTGCAGACAGAGTTTTCAGACTTTCAAACAGATCGTGAACGTGAAACTTATTGTTGAGTGCGCGAGTATATGACTCCTGAATGACCGGGCCATCGGCAATCGGGTCACTGTAAGGAAAACCGACTTCAACCAGGTCGACGCCTTGTGCCGCCAGTTCCTTGAGGACATCAACGGTTGTTTCCAGATCTGGGTCACCAGCAGTGATAAAGGGCATGAATGCCATACGGTTTTCAGATTTGACCTGGGCAAATTTTTCTGAGATGGATGTTGTCACGATTCGCGGTACTACTTTATGAAAATGATCAGGATATTGGTGCAGGGGGCAGGGGGAACAGCGCGACTAGATTTCTCGACCTAACAGGCGGGCCACTTCGTTCACATCTTTATCACCTCTCCCGGATAAACAGACGACAATCGTTTTGTCGGGGCCGGATTCCCGGGCCGCTTTTATCGCGTAGGCGATGGCATGCGATGATTCAATCGCGGGAATAATCCCCTCCAGTTTTGCCATGGTCTGGAAGCCTTCCAGGGCTTCATCGTCAGTGATGGCGGTATAGTTGACGCGACCCGAGTCTTTCCAATAGCTGTGTTCAGGGCCGACACCAGGATAGTCCAGTCCTGCAGAGATCGAATGGACGTCCATTGTCTGGCCATCATCGTCCTGAAGTACATAGCCAAAACTTCCATGCAGCACGCCCTTGGCGCCATAGCTGAGTGTGCTGGCATGCTCGCCTGGTTCAGGACCTCTCCCGCCGGCTTCCACGCCGGTCAGCTTGACCGATTCATCGTCGATAAATGGATAGAACATTCCTGCGGAATTCGAACCTCCGCCGACACAGGCAATGACCTGATCAGGCAGTCGCCCCGTCTGTTCCAGGCATTGTGCCCGGGATTCTTTTCCGATGACAGACTGAAAATCCCGGACCATCATCGGGAAGGGATGAGGGCCAATAACAGATCCGATGATATAATGAGTGGTTTCAACGCTCGACATCCAGTCGCGCATCGCTTCATTGACGGCGTCTCGAAGTGTGCGTGACCCACTGGTGACTGCACGAACTTCTGCCCCCATCATTTTCATGTTGAAGACATTCAACTTTTGACGACGGATGTCTTCTTCACCCATGTAGACAATACATTCAAGTCCGAAGCGGGCACAGGCGACAGCAGAAGCAACTCCGTGCTGGCCGGCTCCAGTTTCGGCAATCACCCGTTTTTTTCCCATTCGCATTGTCAGCAAAGCCTGGCCGATGGTGTTGTTGATTTTATGGGCGCCGGTGTGATTCAGGTCTTCCCGTTTAAAGAAGATTTTGCCGCCACCACAATACTCTGTCAGTCGTTCTGCAAAATACAGTGGATTGGGGCGTCCGACGTAGTTTTTCAGCAGATCATCCAGTTCTGCCTGAAACGAGGGATCCTGTCTGGCCTTCTCGTATTCCTGGGTCAACTCTTCGAGAGCATGCATCAGGGTTTCAGGGACAAAGCGTCGACCAAATTCTCCAAAACGACCTGATGCGTCAGGTACATTTGATAAATTCGTAGTCATAATTGGCTCAGATATACTAATGGTGGTTCAAAAAAATGTGGTAGTGACCCATTATTGAATTCCCGACGTCGATGGTCAATGCCCGCAAGTTGGACGCTTCGGAATCGATGAAGGTTCGGTCCGGAAATGCAGGAAATGTGGGTGACAACCTTGATATATGTACTTTGATATCATGAAGTTGTGTCGTTATAGTTGTGGAAGTGGAAGTGTCCAGTCAGAATTTTCTAGGTTTTTGCTCGTTTGTCAGATAGAATACGTGATGCGATTTGTGAGGCAGTCAGCTTCACATTCTGTATCAGAGGGGGGATTAGATATGAATATGACAGATGAAAAACTGGCGGAAGCCATCAATTGTGATTCGATTCACATCGATGAATTAGAACGGTTTTGTCTCCTGGAGAGCAAACCACGGGGTTATCAGAACCTGGATGACAGCGATATCATTATTCCCGATTTTCCCCGGGATCTTCGCGCTGCCCGTCGCGAAATCAACGACTTTGTGCCACCCGTCGGCTGAGTGTCTCGTTAGAGAACTTCATTCTGAAGCGGCGACCGGAAAGATTTGAGCTGTGATGAAATACAGCTCACCTTCACGCTCCACGATCAGCTCTGGTGCCCACTGTTCAATTTCTGTTCGCTTGTTTTCAGCCATCGACTCGAACTTCAGGTAACTGTATTTATTAGGCAGGGGCGGTTGCAGCACTCCTTCTTTCACCAGTTGTTGAAAACGCAGGGGAGTCACGTAGTCGGTGTAACCGTATGAGCCAGGGATACGATAACGCAGTATCTCCGCCCAGTTCACATATACATATGTGATATGCTCTGCTTTCAGTTTTGCTTCGATCTCGCGGGCGGGTTTCATCGACAGCTCTTTGTCGGGAAGTTCTGGATCGGGTTGTGCCGTCCATTGCTGGAAAATATCTTCATCGAAGACGGTATTGTAAATCACGGGAAAGTTGGCGTTGAAAACCTTCGCTTCACCCACAAACAGCACAACCTGATTGGGGTCGAGCTGCATCTTGTTCAACACTTCAATTTCCGGGGCCGTCAGATTGCCAGTAAAATTGCGGGCGTACGTGAAATCATCCAGGTAAGCATTATTGCCCCCCAGACCGCTGGTGATAATACACAGATTAAACAGTACGGCAAAAAACACCACAGCTGTTACACCCGTCCGCCAGAGCAGTTTCGAACTCCAGGTCGCACCAATGCCCGCCAGTACTGCGACCACTGGCAACATAGGTACCCAGAACCGGTCAATCCGGTGCGTCAGTAACCACCAGGAAAAGAAGAGAAAACCGATATAGATCCAGAGCCAGTGTATGAGACGCCGCTGTCGTTGGTTCAGAAATGCCAGCGGCGCCAGGCAGAACAGCAGGGGGCTGAGCCAGTCGCTGGTCATCGTGACATCCAGCAGGCTGTCTTTGAATTCTTTCAGGCCAATCGTTCTCATACCATGCCCGTTTTTCCACTTGGCGTTCAGTGCCTCGGTCAGGTCATATCCCCCGAAGACTGAATACAGCAGCGGATAAACCGGGTTGCCTGTTTCCACCAGGTTTTTGAGCAACCACGGACCAACCGTGATCAGGGTCCCTGCTGCGAACAGCATGCCCAGCTTGAAAGTCGCTGACCAGCGCAGGGACCTGTCTTCCTTGAGCAAAACCCAACTGAAGCCGAGCAGCGTCAGTCCGAGTGGAATCACAACTGAGAGGACGCCCGGATACTTGGTTGACATCGCAGAGCCCGCCAGCAGACCGGTGAGGAGCGTCCAACTCCAGAGCTCGCCCGGCAACCGGGATGTCCTGGCTGCGGAATCGTCTGCTGCGTCGTTTGAGTTCGCTTTCCATTTCTGCAAAACGGCAATCGTCAGGATCAGACTCACCAGGCTGGCCAGCAGATAAAAGGAGAGCGCTCCTTCGGTATAGGCAATGATTGACATCCGGTAAGTCCAGGGATTGGTCAGGAACACCGTGGCGGCAATCCAGCCGGCGGCCGAACCAAACCAGTGCCGCGCCATTGTGAAGATTCCCAGTGCGGTAAATATTGCGAAACTCATCAGTACGAGTTTGCCCGCCTGGGCTCCCGAGAACCAGTCCCCTTTGAGTGTCATCGACAGCAGGGTGAGCATCTCCGTCAGAAACGGAAAGCTGGTATACACGTTATGTGGCAGGAAGCCGATGTAGCCCTGCTGGTAATATTCTTTCGGCCCTCCGAAATGATATTCAAGCACATCATAATCAGTGGAAGGCAGCATGGATCCCAGAAACATGCTCATTACAAACGGGCTCATCAGCAGGCAGCAGCCCACACGGAACAGCATATCGAACGTGATCGATTTCGGCAGCGACAGCTTCAAAGAAACCAGCGATCCTGTTTTCTGTTTCGTTTCCTGAAGTGCCGACGCGATGCCGGCTGTCGCCATTGTAATCAGCACGGCATAACAGAGTCCTTGCGTGAGAATGCCCAGCAGCCCACCTCCCAGGGTCAGTAGAGAGACTAGCGAGATTCCCAGGCCAGAGGCG is from Gimesia maris and encodes:
- a CDS encoding glycosyltransferase family 2 protein, with protein sequence MIPVLNESESLPQLYQEICDTSQQHNIDLEVIFIDDGSSDRSWEIISGLAAKDGRVSGIRFRRNFAKAAALTAGMRAARGSVIMMMDADLQDNPKEIPRFLEKLNEGYDVVNGWKERRLDPWHKVYPSKVFNWMIAKLTGLQLHDHNCGFKLFRKEVAAEIRIYGELHRFIPVLADARGFKVTEIPVHHRERQHGHSKYGVRRFLRGFLDLLTVRFLTGYGQRPQHMLGAIGLGFLSIGFLGLGYLGFIWILTNVFGMGFGPIGSRPLLAYSIAATFLGGQAISLGLLAELIVAYTGRHQDSYSISERTDTATQNEQEIII
- a CDS encoding MBL fold metallo-hydrolase RNA specificity domain-containing protein → MKITFLGAAGEVTGSQHLIETDSRRILLDCGLFQGHRQESYLKNSRFAYPPESLDAVFLSHGHMDHCGNLPRLFNKGFRGPVFCTSATADIAEIMLKDSARIQEEDARYLARKLTDKHPPIEPLYSEDDVTAVAKQFERLEYQEWHELGDDLKVRFLDAGHILGSAIIELKIKDQREWRHLVFTGDLGRRDLPLLRDPELIEGCEVLISESTYGNRVHEKASDVKEELFQILDEAYRLEGRVIIPAFSLGRTQQIIYYLNDLYNEKRLPHIPIFVDSPLSTRLVSVFRAHLQDMDDNVREVISTDRDPFGFSLLDYVSSREESIALNKRKGAFVVIAGSGMCENGRVRHHLKNGISNVENTVVLMGYQAAHTLGRRLQNKDPKVKIFDRYYEVKAKVVQLSGLSGHADVEDFKWWYEESAKRGNIGQVFLVHGEPESATALAALIRDQCDEDPIIPQYHESFEV
- a CDS encoding ASCH domain-containing protein, which gives rise to MTKSITHPDHSLPALGIRQPWAELILRGEKTIEIRSSQTKIRGTIYVYASKKLATTPHAVKAASKAGIDVNTLPTGTLVGTVEIVDSFPATEKHAAAAGVPAELLAGKYGWKLANPRRLKKRIVPEYLPYGVWFYPFVRKNPGTRKKQ
- the trpA gene encoding tryptophan synthase subunit alpha, whose translation is MTTSISEKFAQVKSENRMAFMPFITAGDPDLETTVDVLKELAAQGVDLVEVGFPYSDPIADGPVIQESYTRALNNKFHVHDLFESLKTLSADKTVNLPPLVAMVSYAIIFRYGAEKFLKEAAEAGFSGLIVPDLPGDEASDFAQQVKASELDLVQLVSPLTPEGRTRRIVQSASGFIYCISVAGTTGVRDELPPELTAHLEALRELTDLPLAVGFGISNPEHVNTLRGKADGFIIGSAIVKQFAAFSDESQKREDIIAGIGEYAGQMAAATRG
- the trpB gene encoding tryptophan synthase subunit beta, with product MTTNLSNVPDASGRFGEFGRRFVPETLMHALEELTQEYEKARQDPSFQAELDDLLKNYVGRPNPLYFAERLTEYCGGGKIFFKREDLNHTGAHKINNTIGQALLTMRMGKKRVIAETGAGQHGVASAVACARFGLECIVYMGEEDIRRQKLNVFNMKMMGAEVRAVTSGSRTLRDAVNEAMRDWMSSVETTHYIIGSVIGPHPFPMMVRDFQSVIGKESRAQCLEQTGRLPDQVIACVGGGSNSAGMFYPFIDDESVKLTGVEAGGRGPEPGEHASTLSYGAKGVLHGSFGYVLQDDDGQTMDVHSISAGLDYPGVGPEHSYWKDSGRVNYTAITDDEALEGFQTMAKLEGIIPAIESSHAIAYAIKAARESGPDKTIVVCLSGRGDKDVNEVARLLGREI
- a CDS encoding ArnT family glycosyltransferase, whose protein sequence is MESLEKDSPLFLSGALAWVLLFFIAFLTIPLTNNQEIDRWYIVPEIPFLLLDLIDPLPEENPHPAGWAYFPQRIPLIGIAAIVLLGAWGLGQLVTRLIRIPLHPFTAERTVFASGLGISLVSLLTLGGGLLGILTQGLCYAVLITMATAGIASALQETKQKTGSLVSLKLSLPKSITFDMLFRVGCCLLMSPFVMSMFLGSMLPSTDYDVLEYHFGGPKEYYQQGYIGFLPHNVYTSFPFLTEMLTLLSMTLKGDWFSGAQAGKLVLMSFAIFTALGIFTMARHWFGSAAGWIAATVFLTNPWTYRMSIIAYTEGALSFYLLASLVSLILTIAVLQKWKANSNDAADDSAARTSRLPGELWSWTLLTGLLAGSAMSTKYPGVLSVVIPLGLTLLGFSWVLLKEDRSLRWSATFKLGMLFAAGTLITVGPWLLKNLVETGNPVYPLLYSVFGGYDLTEALNAKWKNGHGMRTIGLKEFKDSLLDVTMTSDWLSPLLFCLAPLAFLNQRQRRLIHWLWIYIGFLFFSWWLLTHRIDRFWVPMLPVVAVLAGIGATWSSKLLWRTGVTAVVFFAVLFNLCIITSGLGGNNAYLDDFTYARNFTGNLTAPEIEVLNKMQLDPNQVVLFVGEAKVFNANFPVIYNTVFDEDIFQQWTAQPDPELPDKELSMKPAREIEAKLKAEHITYVYVNWAEILRYRIPGSYGYTDYVTPLRFQQLVKEGVLQPPLPNKYSYLKFESMAENKRTEIEQWAPELIVEREGELYFITAQIFPVAASE